From a single Cydia strobilella chromosome 17, ilCydStro3.1, whole genome shotgun sequence genomic region:
- the LOC134748959 gene encoding 46 kDa FK506-binding nuclear protein, with amino-acid sequence MFWGLIMEPNKRYTQVVEKPFHISQAAMDTSTGDDGPCQVMVVVDGKNFLVCTLQKLTNIQVPLDLYFKSGDAISFMTNGKSNVHLTGYLDPEFEDEEESEGDEEEEDEAPTLVSAAKRKLENSNEKNAKKQKKDKKAAQADSSDSDDEGEDQLQKILDGEDLDTDDNDDSFKLNTTAEDSDSDEEESDDDEEAEDEEGEEEEEDESSEEAETTLDTSKEEAKVDMSKLSKSARRRLKKKLQKQGKEPQLNGVDKPKKDAKGEQQQKKTKKPEAKKEAQQNGQVEKKEKKIISGGVAIEDLKVGNGPVAKPGKNVMVYYEGRLKSNNKMFDNCLKGPGFKFRLGGKEVITGWDVGVSGMKVGGKRRIVCPPNMAYGAKGSPPVIPPNSTLVFEVELKNVK; translated from the exons ATGTTTTGGG GACTGATAATGGAACCGAACAAACGGTACACCCAAGTGGTGGAAAAACCGTTCCACATATCCCAGGCGGCGATGGACACCTCTACAGGCGATGATGGCCCGTGCCAAGTTATGGTGGTGGTCGACGGAAAGAACTTTTTGGTGTGCACTCTTCAGAAGTTGACCAATATCCAAGTGCCTTTGGATCTGTACTTCAAATCCGGAGATGCTATTTCATTTATGACAAACG GAAAGAGCAATGTCCACTTAACTGGCTACCTGGACCCTGAGTTTGAAGACGAAGAGGAGTCTGAAGGTGATGAGGAGGAAGAGGATGAGGCCCCCACTCTGGTATCCGCAGCTAAGAGGAAACTTGAGAACAGCAATGAGAAAAATGCCAAAAAGCAAAAG AAGGACAAGAAAGCCGCCCAGGCTGACAGCTCAGACTCTGATGATGAAGGTGAAGACCAGCTCCAGAAGATCCTTGATGGTGAAGACCTGGACACAGATGACAATGATGACTCCTTCAAGCTAAACACCACGGCTGAGGATAGtgatag TGATGAAGAAGAGTCCGATGACGATGAGGAAGCAGAAGACGAGGAaggcgaggaagaagaagaagacgagTCATCAGAGGAGGCGGAGACCACCCTCGACACTAGCAAGGAGGAGGCCAAGGTGGACATGTCCAAGCTGAGCAAGTCAGCTAGAAGGCGCCTGAAGAAGAAGCTACAGAAGCAGGGCAAGGAGCCGCAGCTCAACGGTGTCGACAAGCCTAAG AAAGATGCTAAAGGCGAgcaacagcaaaaaaaaacgaagaaGCCAGAGGCCAAGAAGGAAGCTCAACAGAATGGACAAgttgaaaagaaagaaaagaagatCATCAGCGGAGGCGTGGCCATTGAGGACTTGAAAGTTGGCAACGGACCTGTTGCCAAGCCAGGCAAAAATGTTATG GTATACTATGAAGGGCGCCTGAAGTCCAACAACAAGATGTTCGACAACTGCCTGAAGGGGCCCGGGTTCAAGTTCCGCCTGGGCGGCAAGGAGGTGATCACGGGCTGGGACGTCGGCGTCAGCGGCATGAAGGTCGGCGGCAAGAGGCGCATCGTCTGTCCGCCCAACATGGC GTATGGTGCTAAAGGCTCCCCTCCAGTCATTCCGCCTAATTCCACCCTAGTCTTCGAAGTGGAACTGAAGAATGTTAAATAG